In the Rhizobium sp. CB3090 genome, one interval contains:
- a CDS encoding homospermidine synthase, with protein MTEQNYPVYAEITGPIVMIGFGSIGRGTLPLIERHFKFDKSRMVVIDPQMDAEHLAILEKHGVRHIQEYVTKSNYKDLLMPLLTEGGGQGFCVNLSVDTSSLDLIKFCRKHDVLYIDTVVEPWLGFYFDKNMKNADRTNYALRETVRKEKAKNPGGATAVSTCGANPGMVSWFVKQALVNLAHDIGIKFEEPDQHDREGWAKLMKKVGVKGIHIAERDTQRTKHPKPLNVFWNTWSVEGFISEGMQPAELGWGTHEEWMPKNAKKHKKGCQAAIYLEQPGANTRVRTWCPTPGPQYGFLVTHNESISIADFFTVRDKDGEVTFRPTCHYAYHPANDAVLSLHEMFGNGGTPQPVHHVLDEDELEDGIDELGVLLYGHDKNAYWYGSRLSLEETRRIAPYQNATGLQVTSAVLAGMVWALENPNAGIVEADEIDYKRCLQVQLPYLGPVEGHYTDWTPLDGRPGLFPEDIDTKDPWQFKNILVR; from the coding sequence ATGACGGAACAGAACTATCCGGTATATGCCGAAATTACCGGTCCGATCGTGATGATCGGCTTTGGCTCTATCGGCCGCGGCACCTTGCCCCTGATCGAGCGCCATTTCAAATTCGACAAGAGCCGGATGGTCGTCATCGACCCGCAGATGGACGCCGAGCACCTGGCGATCCTCGAAAAGCACGGCGTCCGTCACATCCAGGAATATGTCACCAAGAGCAATTACAAGGACCTCTTGATGCCGCTTCTGACGGAGGGCGGCGGCCAGGGCTTCTGCGTCAACCTTTCGGTCGATACGTCCTCGCTCGATCTCATCAAGTTCTGCCGCAAGCACGATGTTCTTTATATCGACACCGTCGTCGAGCCCTGGCTCGGCTTCTATTTCGACAAGAACATGAAGAATGCCGATCGCACCAACTATGCGCTGCGTGAAACCGTGCGCAAGGAAAAGGCGAAAAACCCGGGCGGCGCAACCGCGGTCTCTACCTGCGGCGCAAACCCGGGCATGGTGTCCTGGTTCGTCAAGCAGGCGCTCGTCAATCTCGCCCATGATATCGGCATCAAGTTCGAAGAGCCGGATCAGCATGACCGCGAAGGCTGGGCAAAGCTGATGAAGAAGGTCGGTGTCAAGGGCATCCACATCGCCGAGCGCGACACCCAGCGCACCAAGCATCCGAAGCCGCTGAACGTCTTCTGGAACACCTGGTCTGTCGAAGGCTTTATCTCCGAAGGCATGCAGCCGGCCGAACTCGGCTGGGGCACGCATGAGGAGTGGATGCCGAAGAACGCCAAGAAGCACAAGAAGGGCTGCCAGGCCGCCATCTACCTGGAGCAGCCGGGCGCCAACACCCGCGTTCGTACCTGGTGCCCGACGCCAGGCCCGCAGTACGGCTTCCTCGTCACGCACAACGAGTCGATCTCGATCGCCGATTTCTTCACGGTCCGCGACAAGGATGGCGAAGTCACTTTCCGCCCGACCTGCCATTACGCCTACCATCCGGCCAACGATGCCGTGCTTTCGCTGCACGAAATGTTCGGCAACGGCGGCACACCGCAGCCGGTTCACCACGTCCTCGATGAAGACGAGCTGGAAGACGGCATCGACGAACTCGGCGTGCTGCTCTATGGTCACGACAAGAACGCCTATTGGTATGGTTCGCGCCTGTCGCTCGAAGAGACCCGCCGCATTGCGCCATACCAGAATGCAACCGGCCTGCAGGTAACTTCCGCGGTACTTGCTGGCATGGTCTGGGCTCTGGAAAATCCGAACGCCGGCATCGTCGAAGCGGACGAGATCGACTACAAGCGCTGCCTCCAAGTGCAGTTGCCGTATCTCGGCCCGGTTGAAGGCCACTACACCGATTGGACGCCGCTTGACGGCCGCCCCGGCCTCTTCCCGGAAGACATCGACACCAAGGATCCTTGGCAGTTCAAGAACATCCTGGTTCGCTGA
- the omp10 gene encoding outer membrane lipoprotein Omp10, whose amino-acid sequence MKIRTSIALLAAAAALSACVDFGGSRPPPAMRASVQPQTGVEGNWSDANGLISTFQAGTFTTHTTDSNSVLASGTYSMVSPSLIEINMTSLVRKTQSKINCALINPSQLNCTSDAGKQFSLNRR is encoded by the coding sequence ATGAAGATCAGAACCAGCATTGCCCTTCTCGCAGCCGCTGCAGCATTGTCCGCCTGTGTCGATTTTGGCGGATCGAGGCCTCCGCCTGCCATGCGCGCCAGCGTGCAGCCGCAGACGGGGGTGGAAGGCAACTGGAGCGATGCGAACGGCCTCATTTCGACCTTCCAGGCCGGCACCTTCACGACGCACACCACTGACAGCAATTCGGTCCTGGCTTCGGGTACCTATAGCATGGTTTCCCCTAGCCTGATCGAGATCAACATGACGTCGCTGGTGCGCAAGACGCAGTCCAAGATCAACTGCGCCCTGATCAACCCTTCTCAGCTCAACTGCACCTCGGATGCCGGCAAACAGTTTTCCCTCAATCGCCGATAG
- a CDS encoding 5'-nucleotidase C-terminal domain-containing protein produces the protein MTKPFGMGLLAAVALALSASTAFADYQLNILHFNDFHSRVEPINKFDATCSAAEESKNECFGGAARLKTAIDQRRAALAGQNVLLLDAGDNFQGSLFYTTYKGAAEVEFLNDMKLDAMTVGNHEFDDGEGPLAAFLDKAQFPVVTANLVIDDQSKIGERIKKSIVLDIGGQKIGIVGAVTTETAELSSPGPHVKITDDAAAISAEVDALKSQGVNKIIALTHVGYPRDVAQIARIAGVDVVVGGHSHTLLSNTDPKAAGPYPTMVDNPAGYKVPVVQAASYSKYLGDIVITFDDNGVVKEAKGDPILLDSSIKPDPAIAARIQEMAKPIEELRHKVIGSSQAPIEGAREICRVQECSMGNLVADAMLDRTKNQGIAIAIQNGGGLRASIGAGDVTMGDVLTVLPFQNTVATFQLTGADVKAALENGLSQIDDGAGRFPQVAGLKYTFDKSKPPGDRVVSIMVQEGTEFVPLDPNKTYGVVSNNYMRAGGDGYVVFAKNGKNAYDFGPDLEGVVADYLAAHNPYKPYTDGRVTQVGGTATTAQSEAGKPAETQQAASSDQKPAPAAADTGAASSTTAPAASTPATTTPDTSASQATAPATTAPTATAPATTTAPAATAPAASPATTPDTSTAQTTAPAANPPATTTAPATTPPATTTAPNTPAPATSTPNNTTPATPAPETTAPATTAPTTTPPAATTTTPATEASEPPKTPTTHVIAAGDTLWDIAKTYYGNAGAWHKLMAANRNLKPRHLTIGRELKIPAK, from the coding sequence ATGACGAAGCCCTTCGGTATGGGTCTTTTGGCCGCTGTGGCCTTGGCGCTCAGCGCCAGCACCGCTTTCGCGGATTACCAGCTCAACATTCTGCACTTCAATGATTTCCATTCGCGCGTCGAACCGATCAACAAGTTCGACGCCACCTGCTCTGCCGCGGAAGAAAGCAAAAATGAATGCTTTGGCGGGGCCGCACGGCTGAAGACCGCGATCGACCAGCGTCGCGCTGCACTTGCCGGCCAAAATGTCCTGTTGCTCGATGCCGGCGACAATTTCCAGGGCTCGCTGTTCTACACGACCTACAAAGGGGCTGCCGAGGTCGAATTTCTCAATGATATGAAGCTCGACGCCATGACCGTTGGCAATCACGAATTCGATGACGGCGAAGGCCCGCTCGCCGCCTTCCTCGACAAGGCGCAGTTCCCGGTCGTCACCGCCAATCTGGTCATAGACGACCAATCGAAAATCGGCGAACGCATCAAGAAATCGATCGTACTCGATATCGGCGGCCAGAAAATCGGCATCGTCGGCGCGGTCACGACCGAGACAGCGGAGCTCTCCTCACCTGGCCCGCATGTCAAGATCACCGACGATGCGGCCGCCATCAGTGCCGAGGTGGATGCGCTGAAGTCGCAGGGCGTCAACAAGATCATCGCGCTCACCCATGTCGGCTATCCGCGCGACGTCGCCCAGATTGCCAGGATCGCCGGCGTCGATGTCGTCGTCGGCGGTCATTCGCACACGCTGCTGTCCAATACGGACCCGAAAGCAGCCGGCCCTTATCCGACCATGGTCGACAACCCGGCAGGCTATAAAGTCCCGGTCGTCCAGGCCGCCTCCTACAGCAAGTATCTCGGCGACATCGTCATCACCTTCGATGACAACGGCGTCGTCAAGGAAGCCAAGGGCGATCCCATCCTGCTCGATTCTTCGATCAAACCGGACCCCGCCATTGCCGCCCGTATCCAGGAAATGGCCAAGCCGATCGAGGAACTGCGACACAAGGTCATTGGCTCCTCGCAAGCCCCGATCGAGGGCGCACGCGAGATTTGCCGCGTCCAGGAATGCTCCATGGGCAATCTCGTCGCCGATGCCATGCTCGACCGCACGAAAAACCAGGGCATAGCGATTGCCATCCAGAACGGCGGCGGCTTGCGCGCCTCGATCGGCGCCGGCGACGTCACCATGGGCGACGTGCTGACCGTGCTGCCGTTCCAGAATACGGTCGCCACCTTCCAGTTGACGGGTGCCGACGTGAAGGCGGCACTGGAGAACGGCCTCAGCCAGATCGACGACGGCGCGGGCCGTTTCCCCCAGGTCGCCGGTCTCAAATATACCTTTGACAAATCAAAGCCGCCCGGCGACCGCGTCGTCTCCATCATGGTACAAGAAGGCACGGAGTTTGTGCCGCTCGATCCCAACAAGACCTATGGCGTCGTCAGCAACAATTATATGCGCGCCGGCGGAGACGGTTACGTCGTCTTTGCAAAGAACGGCAAGAATGCCTATGACTTCGGCCCCGATCTGGAGGGAGTCGTCGCCGACTATCTGGCAGCGCACAATCCCTATAAGCCCTATACGGATGGCCGCGTGACACAGGTCGGCGGCACCGCAACCACCGCCCAATCCGAGGCAGGCAAGCCGGCGGAAACGCAACAGGCGGCATCATCGGATCAGAAGCCCGCCCCGGCTGCGGCCGATACCGGTGCAGCATCCTCCACAACGGCTCCCGCTGCTTCGACCCCTGCCACGACGACACCCGATACATCAGCGTCTCAGGCTACGGCGCCAGCCACGACCGCTCCGACGGCGACTGCTCCGGCCACAACAACCGCGCCTGCTGCGACCGCCCCTGCTGCCTCACCCGCCACGACCCCAGACACGTCGACAGCTCAGACGACAGCACCCGCCGCGAACCCGCCGGCGACGACCACCGCTCCGGCAACCACGCCTCCCGCTACAACGACGGCGCCCAATACGCCCGCACCCGCCACCTCAACGCCCAACAATACCACACCCGCCACCCCGGCGCCCGAGACGACTGCGCCCGCAACGACTGCTCCTACGACAACGCCTCCCGCTGCCACAACTACGACACCGGCGACCGAGGCTAGCGAGCCGCCGAAAACGCCGACGACCCATGTCATCGCCGCCGGCGATACGCTCTGGGATATCGCCAAGACCTATTACGGCAACGCCGGCGCATGGCACAAACTCATGGCCGCTAACCGCAATCTCAAGCCGCGCCACCTCACCATCGGTCGCGAATTGAAGATTCCGGCCAAGTAA
- the hemH gene encoding ferrochelatase: protein MIAEASAGQSQQKSGKIGVLLVNLGTPDGTDYRSMRRYLREFLTDKRVIEWSPWKWYPILFGIVLNTRPGKVGKAYETIWNKEKNESFLRTYTRNQSDLMAARLMDLPDIVVDWAMRYGKPSIGERIQVLKDQGCDRILLFPLYPQYAAATTATVNDKAFEKLMAMRWQPALRTVPDYHTDPTYIEALANSVTRHLATLDWQPEKILASFHGIPLSYSEKGDPYYRQCVETSRLLRERLGLSEDRFMLTFQSRFGPEEWLQPYTDKTVERLAKEGTKRIAVLNPGFVSDCLETLEEIAEQAAESFHHNGGEKFTHIPCLNDSEDGMRVLEKVVRRELLGWV, encoded by the coding sequence ATGATCGCAGAAGCCTCGGCCGGCCAATCGCAACAGAAATCCGGCAAGATCGGCGTCCTTCTCGTCAATCTCGGCACGCCTGACGGCACCGACTACAGGTCGATGCGGCGCTATCTGCGCGAATTCCTGACCGACAAGCGCGTCATCGAGTGGTCACCCTGGAAATGGTATCCGATCCTGTTCGGCATCGTCCTGAACACCCGCCCCGGCAAGGTCGGCAAGGCCTATGAGACCATCTGGAACAAGGAAAAGAACGAAAGCTTCCTGCGCACCTATACCCGCAACCAATCGGATTTGATGGCCGCGCGGCTGATGGACCTGCCTGACATTGTCGTCGATTGGGCCATGCGCTATGGCAAGCCATCGATCGGCGAGCGCATCCAGGTGCTGAAAGATCAGGGTTGCGACCGTATTCTGCTATTTCCGCTCTATCCGCAATATGCGGCCGCCACCACCGCCACCGTCAATGACAAGGCATTCGAAAAGCTGATGGCCATGCGCTGGCAGCCGGCATTACGCACCGTACCGGATTATCATACCGACCCTACCTATATCGAAGCACTTGCAAACTCCGTCACCCGGCACCTCGCCACACTCGACTGGCAGCCGGAGAAGATCCTGGCCTCGTTCCACGGTATCCCGCTTTCCTATTCCGAGAAGGGCGACCCCTATTATCGGCAGTGTGTCGAGACCAGCCGGTTGCTGCGTGAAAGGCTCGGACTATCCGAAGACCGGTTCATGCTCACCTTCCAATCCCGCTTCGGACCGGAGGAATGGCTGCAACCCTACACCGACAAGACGGTGGAACGCCTTGCCAAGGAAGGTACGAAACGCATCGCCGTTCTCAACCCCGGCTTCGTCTCGGATTGCCTGGAAACGCTCGAGGAAATTGCCGAACAGGCAGCCGAATCCTTCCACCACAATGGCGGCGAGAAGTTTACGCACATCCCCTGCCTGAACGATAGCGAAGACGGCATGCGAGTACTGGAAAAGGTGGTCAGGCGGGAATTGCTGGGCTGGGTTTGA
- a CDS encoding S1C family serine protease, whose amino-acid sequence MNIDRTLRSIVAVHASIPEDAFTAGALGIRREGSGVVIRDNGLVLTIGYLITEAEEVWLTTNEGRVVPAHALAYDQETGFGLVQALGSLGVPALEFGNAARAAIGDPVVIADGIGQFVRANIVAKQEFAGYWEYLLEEAIFVAPAHPSWGGAALIDAHGKLLGIGSLHLQMASQNEETADINMVVPIDLLPPILDDLLNRGQVNKPPRPWLGAFSAESNGEVVVMSVAEGGPAAQAGLQRGDVISEIRDGEVDSLADFYRKVWESGPAGAEIPMRILRNGREAWLRVKSADRSSFLRKPQLQ is encoded by the coding sequence ATGAATATCGACAGGACTTTGCGGTCAATCGTGGCCGTGCACGCTTCAATTCCGGAAGATGCCTTTACGGCTGGGGCATTGGGAATCCGGCGGGAAGGCAGTGGTGTGGTCATCAGGGATAACGGACTGGTACTCACGATCGGCTATCTGATCACCGAGGCCGAGGAGGTCTGGCTGACGACCAATGAAGGCCGTGTGGTTCCCGCTCATGCGCTTGCCTATGATCAGGAGACCGGCTTCGGCCTGGTCCAGGCGCTTGGCTCGCTTGGCGTTCCCGCACTGGAATTCGGCAATGCTGCCAGAGCCGCAATTGGTGATCCCGTGGTGATTGCTGACGGAATCGGCCAATTCGTTCGTGCAAACATCGTGGCCAAGCAGGAATTCGCCGGTTATTGGGAATATCTGCTGGAGGAGGCGATCTTCGTGGCGCCCGCCCATCCTTCATGGGGAGGCGCCGCGCTTATCGACGCGCATGGCAAGCTTTTGGGCATCGGATCGCTTCACCTGCAGATGGCCTCTCAGAACGAAGAGACGGCCGATATCAACATGGTGGTGCCGATCGATTTGCTGCCGCCTATTCTCGATGATCTACTCAACCGAGGCCAGGTCAACAAGCCGCCGCGACCTTGGCTCGGCGCTTTCTCCGCCGAAAGCAACGGCGAGGTCGTGGTCATGAGCGTCGCGGAAGGAGGTCCGGCCGCTCAGGCGGGGCTGCAGCGAGGCGACGTCATCTCCGAGATCCGGGACGGCGAGGTTGACAGCTTGGCCGATTTTTACCGCAAGGTGTGGGAAAGCGGCCCTGCCGGCGCGGAAATCCCCATGAGGATATTGCGCAACGGCCGCGAAGCATGGCTGCGCGTCAAATCGGCCGACCGGAGCAGCTTCCTCAGGAAACCGCAATTGCAGTAA
- a CDS encoding SPFH domain-containing protein produces the protein MVVGGFSIVVVAFVVLVILVLFAGVKTVPQGYRYTIQRFGRYTRTLEPGLNLIVPFIESIGARMNVMEQVLVVPTQEVITKDNASIAADAVAFYQVLNAAQAAYQVTNLENAIQNLTMTNIRSVMGSMDLDELLSNRDAINDRLLRVVDDAVHPWGIKVTRVEIKDIQPPKDLVDAMARQMKAEREKRAQVLEAEGLRNAQILRAEGSKQAAVLQAEGQREAAFRNAEARERLAEAEAKATRMVSEAIAAGDIHAINYFVAQKYTEALASIGTAGNSKIVLMPMEAASLIGSLGGIGAIAREVFGESNDGNMASQSSRPRAGATRSTPSVNPLPPRES, from the coding sequence ATGGTCGTCGGTGGTTTCAGCATCGTCGTGGTTGCCTTTGTTGTTTTGGTCATCCTGGTGCTGTTTGCCGGAGTTAAGACCGTGCCACAAGGATACCGCTATACGATCCAACGCTTCGGACGTTACACGCGGACACTCGAGCCCGGCCTCAATCTGATCGTGCCCTTCATCGAATCTATTGGCGCACGCATGAATGTCATGGAGCAGGTGCTGGTTGTCCCGACCCAGGAGGTCATCACCAAGGACAATGCGAGCATCGCCGCGGATGCCGTCGCCTTCTATCAGGTGCTGAACGCTGCGCAGGCCGCTTACCAAGTGACCAATCTCGAAAATGCCATTCAGAATCTGACAATGACAAATATCCGCTCCGTCATGGGCTCGATGGATCTCGATGAGCTGCTTTCCAATCGTGACGCCATCAATGACCGATTGCTGCGCGTCGTCGACGATGCCGTGCACCCCTGGGGCATCAAGGTCACTCGTGTCGAGATCAAGGACATACAGCCGCCAAAGGATTTGGTCGACGCGATGGCGCGGCAGATGAAGGCCGAGCGCGAAAAACGCGCTCAGGTGCTTGAGGCGGAAGGCCTGCGCAACGCGCAAATCCTGCGGGCCGAGGGCTCCAAACAGGCTGCGGTGCTGCAGGCGGAAGGTCAGCGCGAGGCAGCTTTCCGCAACGCGGAGGCACGCGAACGCCTGGCCGAAGCGGAAGCCAAGGCGACACGTATGGTTTCGGAGGCGATTGCCGCAGGCGACATTCACGCCATCAACTATTTCGTCGCACAGAAATATACGGAGGCACTCGCATCCATCGGCACAGCCGGTAATTCCAAGATCGTGCTGATGCCCATGGAAGCCGCTTCGCTCATCGGTTCGCTCGGCGGTATCGGCGCTATCGCCCGCGAGGTCTTCGGCGAGAGCAATGACGGCAATATGGCTTCGCAGTCGTCGCGTCCGCGTGCAGGCGCAACGCGCTCGACCCCCTCCGTCAATCCGCTGCCACCGCGGGAGAGCTGA
- a CDS encoding NfeD family protein yields MLENLIGELGPWSWWVAGFVLLAAELIAPGFFLVWIGLAAIIVGALSLAFWDSAFWIWQVQLLIFAASAVIVTLLGRRYVYNNNQITDEPFLNQRGASLVGRTATLNEPITEGRGRIRLDDTYWTVMGPDLPAGTRVKVVFSNGRDLTVETA; encoded by the coding sequence ATGCTCGAGAATCTCATTGGCGAACTTGGGCCGTGGAGTTGGTGGGTAGCCGGGTTCGTACTTCTGGCTGCCGAACTCATCGCGCCCGGTTTCTTCCTGGTCTGGATCGGTCTTGCCGCCATCATTGTCGGCGCGCTCTCTCTGGCATTTTGGGACAGCGCCTTCTGGATCTGGCAGGTGCAACTGCTGATCTTCGCGGCGTCCGCAGTCATCGTCACCCTGCTCGGCCGCCGTTATGTCTATAACAACAACCAGATAACGGATGAGCCTTTCCTCAACCAACGCGGCGCAAGCCTGGTCGGCCGCACGGCAACGCTCAATGAGCCGATCACGGAAGGCCGCGGTCGGATCCGTCTCGACGATACCTATTGGACGGTGATGGGGCCGGACCTGCCGGCCGGAACCCGCGTCAAGGTCGTTTTCAGCAACGGGCGTGATCTGACCGTCGAAACGGCCTGA
- a CDS encoding KpsF/GutQ family sugar-phosphate isomerase, with protein MNKRAVRLIENGAIESAMRTIETERLGMEALERALTNGLAEPFSRAVEIIGDISGRVVITGVGKSGHIGNKLAASLASTGTPAFFVHPVEANHGDLGMITQDDVIIAMSWSGESAELRGIISYSRRFSIPMIAITAGETSTLARESDVILLLPKEQEACPHGLAPTTSTLLQLAIGDALTVALLEARGFTAEDFRTFHPGGKLGASLSHVADIMHKGDRVPLVGLGTGMPEAAMTLSKMRFGCVGVIDDDGCLCGIVTDGDIARNLGSSLAEMRVDEVMTRNPKTVKETTLATGAMALLNRHNISALIVVDDARRPVGIVHFHDLLRIGVA; from the coding sequence ATGAATAAGAGAGCTGTAAGACTCATCGAGAACGGTGCGATCGAATCCGCGATGCGAACGATCGAGACCGAGAGACTGGGCATGGAGGCGCTGGAACGCGCGCTGACCAATGGTCTGGCCGAGCCCTTCAGCCGCGCGGTGGAGATCATCGGCGATATCAGCGGCCGTGTTGTCATTACCGGCGTCGGTAAGAGCGGCCATATCGGCAACAAGCTCGCCGCAAGTCTGGCTTCCACGGGAACACCGGCTTTCTTCGTGCATCCGGTCGAAGCCAATCACGGCGATCTCGGCATGATCACGCAGGACGATGTCATCATCGCCATGTCCTGGAGCGGCGAGAGCGCCGAGTTGCGCGGCATCATCAGCTATTCCCGCCGCTTCTCGATCCCGATGATCGCCATCACCGCCGGCGAGACCTCGACGCTTGCGCGCGAGTCGGATGTAATTCTGCTGTTGCCCAAGGAGCAGGAGGCTTGCCCGCACGGGCTGGCGCCGACGACATCGACGCTGCTGCAACTTGCTATCGGCGATGCGCTTACCGTAGCGCTCTTGGAGGCGCGTGGTTTCACGGCGGAGGATTTCCGCACTTTCCATCCGGGCGGCAAGCTGGGCGCCAGCCTCTCGCACGTCGCAGATATCATGCACAAGGGCGACCGCGTGCCTCTGGTTGGCCTTGGCACCGGCATGCCGGAAGCGGCGATGACGCTGTCGAAAATGCGTTTCGGCTGCGTCGGCGTGATCGATGACGATGGCTGCTTGTGTGGCATCGTTACCGATGGCGATATTGCCCGCAATCTCGGCAGCAGCCTTGCGGAAATGCGGGTCGACGAGGTGATGACCCGTAATCCGAAGACGGTCAAGGAAACGACGCTGGCGACCGGTGCGATGGCATTGCTGAACCGTCATAATATCTCGGCGCTGATCGTCGTCGACGATGCGCGGCGGCCTGTCGGCATCGTCCATTTCCACGATCTGCTGCGGATCGGCGTCGCCTGA